In Rhea pennata isolate bPtePen1 chromosome 34, bPtePen1.pri, whole genome shotgun sequence, one genomic interval encodes:
- the LOC134152841 gene encoding uncharacterized protein LOC134152841 — protein MGPIRPHGHPSRPMGPIRPHRLLSNPTGSRPAPWAPVPPHGPRPTPQAPILPHGCPSHPIGPHPTPWPSVLPHGSPSCPMGSHLTPQAPVLPHGHPSHPTAPVLPHGHPSHPPWAPSCPMAVCPTPRAPSCPTGPCSAPWALVPPHGPHPAPQVHVVPHGLSSCPTGPVPPHRSMSCPMGALVPPHGPRPAPQVHVLPHGLSSRPTGPVLPHRSMSCPMGSRPAPWALVPPHGPRPAPQVHVLPHGLSSRPTGPRPAPQVHVVPPWALVLPHGPSDPPLRAPGAAPPPLLFWLRFNKLRRVWFFLRFFNFQPALCAAPGRDVIARGRGLAGPASPPHPFLLRTHWASAPPTWLVSPAHN, from the exons ATGGGCCCCATCCGGCCCCACGGCCACCCGTCCCGCCCCATGGGCCCCATCCGGCCCCACAGGCTCCTGTCCAATCCCACGGGCTCTCGTCCTGCCCCATGGGCTCCTGTCCCTCCCCACGGGCCCCGTCCTACCCCACAGgcccccatcctgccccatggctgtCCGTCCCACCCCATAGgcccccatcccaccccatGGCCGTCTGTCCTGCCCCACGGGTCCCCGTCCTGCCCCATGGGCTCTCATCTCACCCCACAGGCCCCCGTCCTGCCCCATGGCCATCCATCCCACCCCACGGCCCCTGTCCTGCCCCATGGCCATCCATCCCACCCCCCATGGGCTCCGTCCTGCCCCATGGCCGTCTGTCCCACCCCACGggccccatcctgccccacGGGTCCATGTTCTGCCCCATGGGCTCTCGTCCCGCCCCACGGGCCCCATCCCGCCC CACAGGTCCATGTCGTGCCCCATGGGCTCTCGTCCTGCCCCACGGGCCCCGTCCCGCCCCACAGGTCCATGTCCTGCCCCATGGGGGCTCTCGTCCCGCCCCATGGGCCCCGTCCCGCCCCACAGGTCCATGTCCTGCCCCATGGGCTCTCGTCCCGCCCCACGGgccccgtcctgccccacagGTCCATGTCGTGCCCCATGGGCTCTCGTCCTGCCCCATGGGCTCTCGTCCCGCCCCACGGGCCCCGTCCCGCCCCACAGGTCCATGTCCTGCCCCATGGGCTCTCGTCCCGCCCCACGGGGCCCCGTCCCGCCCCACAGGTCCATGTCGTGCCCCCATGGGCTCTCGTCCTGCCCCACGGGCCGTCCGACCCACCCCTgcgggctcccggcgccgcccctcccccgcTCCTCTTTTGGTTACGTTTCAATAAATTGAGGCGAGTTTGGTTTTTCCTTcgtttttttaatttccagccGGCTCTCTGTGCGGCGCCGGGGCGTGACGTCATCGCAAGGGGGCGGGGCCTAGCCGGGCCCgcctccccaccccacccttTCCTACTGCGCACCCATTGGGCTTCAGCCCCCCCCACGTGGCTGGTGAGCCCCGCCCACAATTAG